Genomic segment of uncultured Desulfobacter sp.:
TCCAGAAAATCGGGGTCCTGGTCCAGCCTTAATGCATCCATAAGCCCTCCGGGCGCGGGATAGCGGTCTGCCAGTGTGCTGAGCCGCCGCCATGCCGCCCCAAGTTTTTCATCGGTTTGGGCCATGGCCTTGATGTCCAGCCAGTCTCCCAGGGTATCCAGCAGAGTTGAAGTCTCAATGGGAACGCAAAGGGCATCAATTTTGGCCTTAAATTGAGCAAACTGTTCCCGTTCGGCCTCACTGCTGCGACCAAGAAAAATTCTCACCAGGGCAAGCAGCTCTTTAATGCCTTCCATGTCGATCCACTGTTCCCGGTCTGCGGTCTGAAACGGGATGCCGACCTTGTCAAAGGCCTGGGCAAATGCCTGGGCCTGCTGCCGGGTGCGGTAGAGCACGGCAAAATCGGAAAAAGAATATTCCCGGTCTGCCCCGGAATCGGACCCCGACCCCTTGTCCATGGAGAGAAACGAAAGCCCCCCCACCCCTTTTTCAATGATCTTTCCCACGGCAACGGCTTCTGCGCTTTCACCGGCCGTTTCATGGATACAAATTTTTTGGGTGCCGTCCAGGGTTGTATAAATTTTACGATGTTCATTATCCTCATCGCTGCCGGTGCAGATGACCTGGAAAGAGGCATCCAGGATAGTCTGGGTGGACCGGTAATTTCGGCGCAGGGCAATCTGTTCGCAGCCGGGGAAATCGCGTTCAAATCTGTTGAAGAACCGGCTGTCCGACCCCCTGAAGCCGTAAATGGACTGATCCGGATCACCAATGACGAAAATATGACTGTGTTGTGCCAGAAGCTTGACCAACTGGTATTGGCCCAGGTTCAGATCCTGATACTCATCCACAAAAATGAATTGATACTGTTGGCGCACCTGTTCACGCAGAGCCTCATCCTTAAAAAACAGCCTGAAACACATGAAAATCAAATCTTCGAAATCAGCCAGACCGCGGTCACCGAGCATTTGGTCATATACCTTGTACACTTCCGGCCAGATCGGATCAAACGTTTCCGCCGTCTCCGCCGGATTTTCATCTCCGGGGCACTTTAATTGCTGCTTTTGACGGCTGATCCAACCATCAAGTTTTGACACGGTTCGTTTGGGCACCTTTTTATCGCCGGTTACGGCTTTAAAGGCCATTCCCAGCACCTCCAACCGCAGCTCATCTTCCATCAGACCGCGTTGAAAATCAGCATAACGCTTGAGCATATTCAGACAGAATCCGTGAAAAGTGGCGGCCGTCACAAGGTGGCCGCCCTTGGGGATAAAGGATTCAATCCGATCGCCAAGCTCCCCGGCCGCTTTATTTGTGAAGGTTAAGGCCAGAATGTTCTCAGGGTCGGTTTTGTTCTCCTTGAGCAGCCAGGCTATTCGGGCCGTAAGGGTCCGGGTTTTGCCCGTACCCGGCCCGGCCTGGATCACCACGGCCTTTGATTGGGATTTAACCGCCCGCTCCTGCTCCGGGTTCAACCCATCCAGGATATGCTTAGGGATGACGGCAACCGGTGCATCTTTCTTTTGGGACAAAGGCAATACAGCATCTTTTTTAGAAAGCGTTTCAGAGGTACGAGACACACCGGCAGTTTTTTTCGTTCGTTTACGGGGAACAGCATCTGAAAACAGGCTTTTTTCTCCCTGGATATCCTCTTTTTCCTCCCGGGTAAAAAGCTTGACCGTTCCGTACTCGCCGTCGAACCCTGGGTCAATGTGAATATCCCCGTCCCGCATCTTTTGTATGGCCTGGGACAGCAACGGCACACCCGCACCATCAATGATGTCAAGCGAAAGCTGTGTGAGTATTTCTAATTCCGGCCCCAAGGCCTTAATGGCCTTATCATAATGGATATTCACCTTTTTGGTATTGGGTCCCACACCGAAAATCTGGGATAAAATATCCGCCAGGGGCACCACATAGGAATGGGGATGCCGGTTGTCAGGTTTAAATCCTTCCGGC
This window contains:
- a CDS encoding UvrD-helicase domain-containing protein, whose translation is MKYIADLHIHSKYSRATAKNLDLEHVYHSARIKGITLVGTGDFTHPAWIQEIETKLEPAEPGLFALKKEIAEQIDADVPASCKGPVRFILQCEISNIYKKDNRVRKNHNLIYLPDLDTAKKFNARLDAIGNINSDGRPILGLDARDLLEIMLETSDRGFFVPAHIWTPWFSMFGSKSGFDTIEECFGDLSSHIFACETGLSSDPPMNWRVKDLDRVRLISNSDAHSPKFLGRNASVFDTDLSFDAVRGALETHDLNAYKGTLDMYPHQGKYHYDGHRKCGVCLNPDETAAVGGICPECGKPLTLGVLYRVRELADRPEGFKPDNRHPHSYVVPLADILSQIFGVGPNTKKVNIHYDKAIKALGPELEILTQLSLDIIDGAGVPLLSQAIQKMRDGDIHIDPGFDGEYGTVKLFTREEKEDIQGEKSLFSDAVPRKRTKKTAGVSRTSETLSKKDAVLPLSQKKDAPVAVIPKHILDGLNPEQERAVKSQSKAVVIQAGPGTGKTRTLTARIAWLLKENKTDPENILALTFTNKAAGELGDRIESFIPKGGHLVTAATFHGFCLNMLKRYADFQRGLMEDELRLEVLGMAFKAVTGDKKVPKRTVSKLDGWISRQKQQLKCPGDENPAETAETFDPIWPEVYKVYDQMLGDRGLADFEDLIFMCFRLFFKDEALREQVRQQYQFIFVDEYQDLNLGQYQLVKLLAQHSHIFVIGDPDQSIYGFRGSDSRFFNRFERDFPGCEQIALRRNYRSTQTILDASFQVICTGSDEDNEHRKIYTTLDGTQKICIHETAGESAEAVAVGKIIEKGVGGLSFLSMDKGSGSDSGADREYSFSDFAVLYRTRQQAQAFAQAFDKVGIPFQTADREQWIDMEGIKELLALVRIFLGRSSEAEREQFAQFKAKIDALCVPIETSTLLDTLGDWLDIKAMAQTDEKLGAAWRRLSTLADRYPAPGGLMDALRLDQDPDFLDKTVEKVSLMTMHAAKGLEFPVVFLAGCENCTIPFARDGKTVDDPDEERRLFYVAMTRAKEMLYLTYARKRRIFGREQQRTRSCFIDDIEKELARYEKGKQQVKKQPPKEIQLELF